A genomic stretch from Vibrio cortegadensis includes:
- a CDS encoding PAS factor family protein: protein MSTLIYDTLIDLSNNEPEQHAEIRQNLYNQLDLPLDKQRTLYSNALGPASSGKLEKRADFDNALNVAIRALETPEK from the coding sequence ATTTCCACTCTAATTTACGATACCCTGATAGACCTTTCGAATAATGAACCAGAACAACACGCCGAAATTCGACAAAATTTATATAATCAATTAGATCTACCTTTAGATAAGCAAAGAACGTTATATTCAAACGCACTCGGACCAGCAAGCTCTGGAAAACTAGAGAAAAGGGCAGATTTCGACAATGCATTAAACGTCGCCATCAGAGCACTAGAAACGCCTGAAAAATAA
- a CDS encoding YcbX family protein: MSSQNTTPRSKVTQHADSTPTLTQINVYPAKSVGGISLSNSWVEKQGLSFDRRFMIALSDGSMVTARKYPKMVKVKSCLVADGVMFTYPGMPALKLVYSEFKMQESPAQVWKDTFTAYTTTDCADDWFSQVLGLRVEFLFCGEQSNRVREKLGHNVSFADGYPVLIISQQSLDELNRRSPEFHSMDQFRTNLVVSGSEPFIEDSWKRIRIGEVEFEAVKPCERCILTTVDVEKGEFRTTKEPLNTLSRFRANERGGVFFGQNLVAKNEGLIQAGDVIEVLETNEKEFYQDTSSGNVGENEGVDDLQLVAAEEKALQLSVNGYLFEGNNQDTLLKQAENAGLSIMNSCRAGICGACMMTLESGKVDHFDAPAIQDEERSMGKILACCCVPKTDIEVID, from the coding sequence ATGTCATCTCAAAATACAACACCTCGCAGCAAAGTCACTCAACACGCAGACTCCACCCCAACACTTACTCAAATTAATGTTTACCCTGCTAAATCTGTTGGAGGGATCTCGCTTTCAAATTCATGGGTAGAGAAGCAAGGTTTAAGCTTCGATCGTCGATTTATGATTGCGCTGTCTGATGGAAGCATGGTGACCGCTAGAAAATACCCAAAGATGGTGAAAGTGAAATCTTGCTTAGTCGCGGATGGCGTTATGTTTACGTACCCCGGAATGCCTGCCCTAAAACTGGTGTATTCGGAATTCAAAATGCAAGAGTCACCAGCACAAGTATGGAAAGATACCTTTACTGCATATACCACGACGGATTGTGCTGATGATTGGTTTAGCCAAGTTCTCGGATTGCGAGTAGAGTTTCTATTTTGTGGGGAGCAGTCTAATCGAGTGCGCGAAAAACTTGGCCATAATGTCAGTTTTGCTGATGGTTACCCTGTGCTTATTATTAGCCAACAATCATTAGATGAGCTGAACAGACGTAGTCCTGAATTTCACTCAATGGATCAATTTAGAACCAATTTAGTGGTGTCTGGTTCTGAGCCATTCATTGAAGATAGTTGGAAGCGTATTCGTATCGGTGAAGTAGAGTTTGAAGCAGTAAAGCCTTGTGAACGCTGCATTCTGACTACAGTCGATGTGGAAAAAGGCGAATTCAGAACAACGAAAGAGCCGCTGAATACACTATCTCGTTTTCGCGCTAATGAGCGTGGCGGTGTTTTCTTTGGGCAAAACCTAGTGGCAAAAAATGAAGGATTGATCCAAGCCGGAGATGTAATCGAAGTTTTAGAAACCAATGAGAAAGAGTTCTATCAAGATACTTCAAGCGGGAATGTTGGTGAAAATGAAGGCGTTGACGATCTTCAATTAGTCGCGGCAGAAGAAAAAGCGCTGCAATTGAGTGTGAATGGCTATCTGTTTGAAGGGAATAACCAAGATACATTACTGAAACAAGCCGAAAACGCTGGGTTGTCGATTATGAATAGTTGCCGTGCTGGCATCTGTGGTGCGTGTATGATGA
- a CDS encoding M14 family metallopeptidase, which translates to MQSSYFYPIGTAGVKWTQKEKDAWREQVTIKRSYQEEVVSKITALNADFDIEQYGALSYDPDRYPLFAIKTKNWDPSKPTILITGGVHGYETSGVQGALTFLQTQVHHYLDRFNFVVTPCISPWGYETINRWNPLAIDPNRSFYANSPAEESASVMQFVNALNIDFLMHIDLHETTDTDESEFMPALAARDGVEYIEEEVPDGFYTVGDSEQPVEAFQKAIIDSVRKVTHIAPPDSDGNIIGSPVTQEGVINYPMTELSLCGGMTNCQFGSTTEVYPDSPKVTDEECNKAQVAAIVGGLNYLIEHSV; encoded by the coding sequence ATGCAAAGCTCATACTTTTATCCAATCGGAACCGCTGGCGTCAAATGGACGCAGAAAGAGAAAGACGCATGGCGTGAACAAGTCACAATTAAACGCTCTTACCAAGAAGAAGTGGTTTCAAAAATCACAGCACTAAACGCTGATTTTGACATCGAACAATACGGTGCACTGAGCTACGACCCTGACCGCTACCCTCTTTTTGCGATTAAAACTAAAAATTGGGATCCCTCAAAACCGACCATTTTAATCACTGGCGGCGTTCACGGATATGAAACCAGTGGTGTTCAGGGGGCTTTGACCTTTCTACAAACTCAGGTTCACCACTATTTAGACCGCTTCAATTTTGTCGTAACGCCGTGTATTAGCCCTTGGGGTTACGAAACGATTAACCGTTGGAACCCACTTGCTATCGATCCTAACCGTTCGTTTTATGCCAATAGCCCAGCAGAAGAATCCGCATCAGTGATGCAGTTTGTTAACGCTCTCAACATTGATTTTCTCATGCACATAGACCTGCATGAAACAACAGACACGGATGAATCTGAATTTATGCCTGCACTTGCTGCTCGCGACGGTGTGGAGTATATCGAAGAAGAGGTGCCTGATGGGTTTTATACCGTGGGAGATTCGGAACAGCCTGTTGAAGCCTTCCAAAAAGCAATCATAGACTCAGTAAGAAAAGTGACTCATATCGCTCCGCCAGATTCTGACGGCAATATTATTGGCTCTCCAGTCACTCAAGAAGGAGTCATCAACTACCCAATGACTGAGCTTTCTCTTTGCGGTGGAATGACGAATTGCCAATTTGGTTCAACAACAGAGGTTTACCCTGATAGCCCGAAGGTGACAGATGAAGAGTGTAATAAAGCTCAAGTCGCAGCCATTGTGGGTGGGTTAAATTACCTGATTGAGCACTCAGTGTAG
- a CDS encoding AraC family transcriptional regulator — translation MKKTPRKLHRSLSTENAPSDVFMNFEAFLSNTETRTHSHEWGQVQLISGGILEMEAEGTRFLAPPHLAIWVPANVMHCSYNRKPLDYCSLNIAHQLTASFPNQTSLIKVTPIVSAIIDDLRRRDVNIAQSESDKRLVQVLLDQLATEEVEHHFLPSSNHKYLAPILAAIEENPTDDMSLADWASRVHTTERTLARYCQSELGMSYTEWRLRVRYLHSMELLRSGQSVKEVALTLGYNQASPFITMFKRYSGFTPEQYKNRLL, via the coding sequence TTGAAAAAAACGCCGAGAAAGCTGCACCGATCCTTATCAACGGAAAACGCACCATCAGATGTGTTTATGAATTTTGAAGCGTTTTTGTCGAATACTGAAACAAGAACTCACAGCCACGAATGGGGGCAAGTTCAGTTGATCAGTGGCGGGATTTTGGAAATGGAAGCTGAAGGAACCCGTTTCCTTGCTCCTCCCCATTTAGCGATTTGGGTTCCCGCAAATGTGATGCATTGCAGTTATAATCGTAAGCCCCTCGACTACTGTTCATTGAATATCGCTCATCAGCTAACCGCGTCGTTTCCAAACCAGACTAGTTTGATAAAAGTCACCCCAATTGTGTCTGCCATTATTGATGACTTACGACGTCGAGATGTCAACATTGCACAATCGGAATCTGACAAGCGATTGGTTCAAGTTTTGCTTGATCAACTGGCAACGGAAGAGGTTGAACACCACTTTCTACCGTCTAGCAATCATAAATACTTAGCGCCTATTCTTGCAGCGATAGAGGAGAACCCAACCGATGATATGTCACTCGCAGATTGGGCAAGCAGAGTTCACACCACGGAAAGAACGCTTGCTCGTTATTGTCAAAGCGAATTAGGGATGAGTTATACCGAGTGGCGATTAAGGGTGCGATATCTACATTCGATGGAGCTACTGCGCAGCGGTCAGTCGGTTAAAGAGGTGGCCTTAACTCTAGGTTACAACCAAGCAAGCCCTTTTATCACAATGTTTAAGCGATATTCGGGGTTCACGCCGGAGCAATACAAAAACCGTTTGCTGTAA
- the pyrC gene encoding dihydroorotase, whose protein sequence is MTTLTITRPDDWHVHLRDGDVLADTVRDISRYNGRALIMPNTIPPVTDTEMALAYRERIMAEKPSAQFKPLMALYLTDNTTADEIRTAKASGAVVAAKLYPAGATTNSDSGVTCAKNIYPVLEAMQEVGMLLLIHGEVTAHDVDIFDREKAFLDTVLAPIVNDFPNLKIVLEHITTADAADFVNRANDNVAATITAHHLLYNRNHMLVGGIKPHFYCLPILKRNTHQQALIAAATSGSKKFFLGTDSAPHGKGKKEAACGCAGSYTAHAALELYAEVFEQEGKLENLEAFASHNGPDFYGQARNTDTVTLVKAEWTVASTMPFGQDIVVPIRADETIAWTVK, encoded by the coding sequence ATGACAACACTTACGATCACTCGTCCAGACGACTGGCATGTTCACCTTCGTGATGGTGACGTTCTTGCGGACACCGTTCGAGACATTAGCCGTTACAATGGCCGTGCTTTGATCATGCCAAATACCATCCCACCCGTCACTGATACTGAAATGGCGTTAGCGTACCGCGAGCGTATCATGGCAGAAAAGCCAAGTGCTCAATTTAAGCCTTTGATGGCGCTTTACCTAACAGACAATACCACTGCTGATGAAATTCGTACTGCAAAAGCATCAGGTGCTGTTGTTGCTGCAAAGCTCTACCCTGCTGGCGCGACAACCAATTCAGATTCTGGCGTCACTTGTGCTAAAAATATTTATCCGGTTTTAGAAGCGATGCAAGAAGTTGGTATGCTGCTCCTCATTCACGGCGAAGTCACTGCTCATGATGTCGATATCTTTGACCGCGAGAAGGCATTCTTAGATACCGTTCTCGCTCCAATTGTGAATGACTTTCCGAACCTAAAAATCGTGTTAGAGCATATCACAACAGCCGATGCCGCCGATTTTGTTAACCGTGCAAACGACAACGTTGCTGCAACTATTACTGCTCACCACTTATTGTATAACCGCAACCACATGTTAGTTGGCGGAATTAAACCTCACTTTTACTGCTTGCCAATTTTAAAACGCAACACCCACCAGCAAGCTTTAATTGCAGCCGCAACCAGTGGTAGCAAAAAGTTCTTTCTAGGAACCGACTCTGCCCCTCATGGTAAGGGTAAAAAAGAGGCCGCTTGTGGCTGTGCTGGTTCATATACCGCTCACGCCGCACTAGAACTGTATGCTGAAGTTTTTGAACAAGAAGGCAAGCTTGAGAACTTAGAAGCATTTGCAAGTCACAATGGCCCTGATTTTTATGGGCAAGCGCGTAATACCGATACAGTCACACTCGTTAAAGCAGAGTGGACCGTTGCATCAACCATGCCTTTTGGACAAGATATTGTTGTGCCAATCCGAGCTGATGAGACCATTGCTTGGACGGTTAAGTAA
- a CDS encoding manganese efflux pump MntP produces MVDVVILAIALSMDAFAVSIGLGAKHIKNSRALALMSGVYFGAFQGAMPLLGYLGGKGVLGFAESYAPWVAFLLLVVIGGKMIHESMSDGAEKNIRDITHKVMFFLAIATSIDAIAAGFTLSVLDVNPMIACTIIGLITFGFSWGGIFIGSKCGTWLESKMELLGGVTLILIGIKIVCT; encoded by the coding sequence TTGGTTGATGTCGTTATTTTAGCCATTGCTCTCAGTATGGATGCGTTCGCTGTATCTATTGGTCTTGGAGCAAAACATATTAAAAATTCTAGAGCTTTAGCGCTTATGTCGGGAGTCTATTTTGGTGCTTTTCAAGGCGCGATGCCGCTCTTGGGTTATCTAGGTGGAAAGGGCGTTCTAGGATTTGCTGAGTCATATGCACCTTGGGTTGCTTTTCTCCTGCTTGTCGTGATTGGTGGCAAAATGATTCACGAATCGATGTCGGACGGAGCAGAGAAAAATATCCGTGATATAACCCATAAAGTGATGTTTTTTCTCGCGATAGCAACCAGTATTGATGCCATTGCAGCAGGCTTCACTCTTTCGGTTCTGGATGTTAATCCGATGATAGCGTGTACGATTATCGGGCTAATAACCTTCGGATTTAGCTGGGGGGGAATTTTTATCGGTTCTAAATGTGGAACTTGGCTGGAAAGTAAAATGGAATTACTTGGAGGCGTGACACTTATACTGATAGGTATAAAAATTGTTTGTACATAA